gtttatgtgaAGGCAAAGTTCATCGGTAcctgcacacacactcacacaccatCAACATCCGTGCTGATTACGCCGCTGTTTTCACCTACACCAATGTACACTGCGACCGTGTGTAAGGTTTTGCCTCCTCAGCATGATTCGGCACTATTTCGCCCAGTTTTGCCTTTATCATTCATTTACCAACAGCCCAGCGTCACTTAACGCGGAAATTTTAAAGCCGCAATTCGATAAACCAAGATGCTCATAGGTTACTAACGGGTGTGGATTTTCCAAAAAGCGTTagatttggtttttttttgcgggGAAGCCCCTTTTTTGCGGTTGTCTGATAGTTCCTATGGGTTTTATTTGGTGATTCAGATAAAAAAGGAGTGgatacaattttgtttttaagtttattactgaaaaaaattatagaCGTCTAGCAGATGTTCTGGAAAGATTTATCAACCTTAAGTTATTTTAATCTTTGGTTTCGGATAgttattaaacaataaaaaatatattaagaattaaaattttttcaagGCATTGTTTTTTcacaattgttttaataagtaATAAGTTAATTTCTCCAATGCACAATGTTAAGTTAAGAGTGTGTCAgtgatattaatatttctatCGTCATGTGATAATGCGTtcgtaaattgaaaatgatttgGGAACATGACTAGCTACTCCCAAAATTATTGCCTTTTTCAATTGCCTGGTAACAATGATTAATCggacaaaaaatatgtataaatatatgtatgtaaaaacAATATGCATAAAGGGTTATGCTGTGGAATTGCAGAATAGAGACGTTTATCTCTAATAAGTTGGTCGATTTGTTCGTATTCCATGAAATATGCATACgaaattagtttatttttgttttgattctaTTCAAAAGTTCATTTTGCACGGACTTTGAACAAATTTAAGCTATCTTTTGAACGAAACGAAATTCCTAACTGCTTGCATGACGCGCGTAAATTTGTTGAACATACTGTGTAGCCGCACAGTTACCCTGCAAATTAATTAGTTGGGTACATAAAAAAGTGAGGCTTCCTAAAAAAACTTGCTGGACGGGTTGGGCACTTCGCACCCAAAACATAAAATCATGGCAACAAATTATGTTTGCCATAGGCACAATTCGTAAGCGTCATCGTTACAAACTGAAAACGCAAGCAAGCCGTGCGTTTCATTCATGGCGTATCTTTTATCGTCACAACGCGGAGTATATTCACCTGTAAGGGTCCAAAAGAACCGAGTCACATGGGTACACACATGTAAGCATGATAGCGCTCTTTGTAACGCTCCCCGCCATCCGAGAGATAAGTCGTCTCTGGGGCCTCTGGGTCTTTCGATTCGGATTCCCGATGGGCCAGGCCAGACGCAGCAGACCATGGCAGTCAGTTGACGGGCTCTCTCCACGGCGCACGCATGATCGCCGGAGCGGATTTACGGAGCAGCAGCTGATCGATCGTGCGCTTTCATTTTCACACGGACTTTCAGTCTTTGTTCGCGAATTGCCATTATCTCAAGTGGAGTGAAGCGAACGATTATTGAAACACAATTGATTATTGTGATCTGACGAAGCTGTGCAGGATCTCCTTATCGATCCCAGATTAGTGCCAATATGCAAACCCAAATGCATTCGCCCATGCAATATGAGACTCACATCTCCAACATGCCCACCCACAACAGCTACTCCTCCAGCCGCCCAGAaggttggtttttttttccgttcTGGATTTTAGCCTGGGGGCACAGTTCAATTCGCAACGAGTTTGCCAGAATATTTTGTTACTCGGGCTTTTGGTAAAAAACCACTGATCATGACAGTGCGAATCAAGTTCTATGGCGGGTTCCACACACTAAAACAGCCCACAATGATTGGCGAAAATGTTTGAAACGATTCTAGATTGTGCTACAGTGAAGTCACCTGTATGTGACTGTGAGATGATACAAATTAATGGGGTGAAACAGCACATATTTAAGTTGCATTGCTTGATTTGGACGCGTGTTTaagcatttgaataattaGAGACAGTTGAAACATTATCGTGAAAGATATATAAGTTTGTGGAAACGGGTTTGTGTTTACAATGCGAATTCCGGTTGGCAATATAGTATCCATTAAAAAGAGTGTACTTGAAGCACTGAAAGTGTTGTTTTAGAGCTTTAATCTTTAACCTTATCTTAGTGTTTtaatcaataatttataaatctTTCACACCAATTTACTATAATACAAATTAGTAAatacatattcatattcaaaaacaaaattaccAACCGCTCGAATCTCTAGAGCGTATTAAAGGCCGGTCGTATCTAACCTTTCTGTTATCTTAGATATGCATAAAATTGTACGTCATTTCACACTTGGTGGATTTCTTTAAAGTGCCATCTTGGATTTTTGCAAATTCATAACAGATTAGATAATATAATAGAATAAATAGCAAAAGCTGATTGTCGATCTATTTGCGGTGGATGAGGTACAAGGGTTACAGGGCTCAACTGTAGGGCGTGTGTTAGTTTCCCAAAGTTATATTATTAATagttatatagtatatatgttATTAATAGTTAATAGTATATGAAgtttactatatatttatttagttattaagTAGATTCAAGGgtatatatattacaatatAGTTTGTTGCTCGATTTTCCAGAGGCTGAGATGAGCAGCACTACGGAAAGTTGTTCCATCTCATGCGGTGGTCGGTTCGGATCGGCGCACTCGACCTTAGATGATCACGATGCTACAGATGACGACATGACCTTCTGCATGTCCAACTACGCCAAGGAGGCCCTGAAGATGATGTACATGATGCGTTCGCACGGCATGCTCACAGACGTGGTGCTGGAGGTGAAGAATGAACTCTTTCCCGCCCACAAAGTGGTGCTGTCCGCAGCATCGCCCTACTTCAAGGCCATGTTCACAGGCGGACTCAAGGAGTCGGAGATGTCGCGCGTCCAGCTCCAAGGGGTAAGTTGAGCTCAAGCGCGGCCCTCAATTGGTTGGTTTAATGGATGAACAGTTCGTCCGTTTCGCTCTTTCAGGTGTGTCCCACGGCCATGTCCCGCATCCTCTACTTCATGTACACCGGCCAAATACGCGTGACTGAGGTAACGGTGTGCCAACTCCTGCCCGCGGCTACCATGTTCCAAGTGCCAAACGTAATCGATGCCTGCTGTGCCTTTCTGGAGCGCCAATTGGACCCAGCGAATGCCATTGGCATCGCCCACTTTGCTGAGCAACACGGCTGCGTTGAGCTGCAAAAGAAGGCCAATGTGTTCATCGAGCGTAATTTCACTCAGGTAGGTGACTACTTTACCATACACAAATAGCATAGTGAACTATAGCTACTGAGTTATCCATAGGTGTGCCAAGAGGAGGAGTTTCTTCAGCTTTCGGCATATCAGGTGATAGCCCTGATACGAAGGGATGAACTGAATGTGCAGGAGGAGCGAGAGGTTTACAACGCTGTGCTGAAGTGGGTGAAATACGACGAGGACAACCGGCACTGTAAAATGGAGCACATTTTGGGCGCTGTACGTTGTCAGTTCCTCACGCCAAACTTCCTCAAGGAGCAGATGAAAAACTGCGATGTTCTGCGGAAGGTGCCCGCCTGTCGGGAGTATTTGGCCAAGATCTTCAAGGACTTAACGCTGCACAAGTGCCCGGGTGTCAAGGAACGAACCCCCAACACCACGAGGATGATATTCGTTGCCGGCGGCTTTTTCCGTCACTCACTGGATATTCTGGAGGCCTACAATGTAGACGACAAGACGTGGACGACACTGCCGAATCTTCGCATTCCAAGATCTGGTTTGGGTGCCGCCTTTCTCAAGGGCAAGTTCTATGCGGTTGGAGGCAGAAATAACAACATTGGATCTTCCTACGACTCGGATTGGGTTGATCGCTATAGTGCAGTCACCGAGACCTGGCGTCCCTGCGCTCCCATGTCCGTGCCACGCCAccgagtgggcgtggcggtgATGGACGAGCTGATGTACGCCGTGGGCGGATCCGCGGGCATGGAGTACCACAACACGGTGGAATAGTAAGTaatgttaattttttgaaaagaCATACTAGTTAATTTGAAGATTTCTATATTTGGCGGTGCATTCTATGTGTGTCTATAAACACATAACATTAATAGGTTagataattattattttactatCGACATGGTTTAACAATACCCATTTTTTTTAACTCCTTTGCAGCTATGACCCGGATTTGGATCGCTGGACTCTTGTACAGCCGATGCATTCCAAGCGTTTGGGAGTGGGTGTTGTGGTGGTCAACCGTCTGCTTTATGCCATCGGAGGTTTCGATGGAAACGAGCGGTTGGGCAGCGTGGAATGCTACCATCCGGAGAACAACGAGTGGAGCTTTCTGCCACCACTACAAACGGGTCGCAGTGGAGCGGGTAAGAATGACTGTGAGTCCTGTTATCTAGTTTCCAACTAAATTCTGATTTAATTGCTATCAGGTGTTGCTGCAATTAACCAGTACATCTACGTTGTTGGTGGTTTCGATGGCACTCGTCAACTAGCCACCGTGGAGCGTTATGATACCGAAAACGAAACCTGGGACATGGTGGCGCCAATCCAAATCGCACGTAGTGCACTCTCTCTGACACCGCTGGACGGAAAACTGTACGCCATTGGTGGATTCGATGGCAACAACTTCCTGTCCATAGTCGAGGTCTACGACCCACGAACGAATAGCTGGACTAAAGGAACACCACTAAAATCGGGTAGATCGGGCCACGCGTCGGCGGTTATTTATCAACCAGCGTGTTCCACGACATCTATGGACTACGAGGACAGCGACGCACCACAAACCGATGGAAGTAACAACGAGGGCAGGGACGGACATACCCCACAAAACTCGTACGGTAGTGGGAGTCCACATTATCTTGGAACAGCGTCCAATATGCAGTTTCATAGTTCATTTGGATCAAGCGGCTGCAACAACTGTGACTCGGAAACGGATATGAAACCAGATATTACTGCAGAACAGCATAGTTTTCAAATTCCCGCCATCAAATCAGAGGAAGAGCTGGTCAATCCAAGCTGTCCCTGGTCTACAATGCAAGAAAGATTTCGAAGAACTCCACCAGCGTCTTTCTCAGAGAATGTGCAAACCGTAGATAGTGTGCGtcataaactttttaaaacgaaaaaatgttttttaagcACAGCAGCGAAAGTTTTTCACAGTCACATCGAAGATCGCCTGCGAAAACTCACGAGTACAGCCACATGACAATACGAATCCGAGCCTCACGCTTAGCCTCAACCAAAAACATTATTCATTGTACAAAGCCTGATCGTTTCCCCTAGAATTCCATGTTGAGAAGCAGCATTCCATTGTAATATTACTAGTGTGTTCGCTAGGTGATAATTAGTCAAACCGTTTTTATGGCATCCATAACATAACTGGCGCGCGTCAGACAATTTTAAAAAGATTGATTAGGGTTAATAGTTGATTAGTGGGAGGAAAGTTTcgtattttatgtattttgtaGGTATCCAAACTGATAGATTGCGTATTGTACTTTTTTAGCGTAGGATAAAAAGAGGAATTATGTGCATCCAAAAtagtttttaagaaaaaaacaaataggttaaaaaatattaaacaaacatattttacaaaattatttaatctGTTATTAATCTTTTGCAAACCTTTGGTCTACGTGTGGGTTCTATTTATTCTGTGGCAACAATAAGGCCATATATAAATTTCTTCCCATTAAACTCACCGTGACAGCGCTATTCCATTTGAAAGATAAGCTGTATTTGTTTCGTATTTGTTTGTAAAGGActatttgtgtatttttagCTTTTAAACAAGTTGTCTAAACAAGTTTTACATTAAAGACTCCTCTGCTTTCGGGGCCTTGGAGGATTAAAGGAAACATGCGTGTTGTCGGTTATGGAAACGATGTTTAGGCCACCCATTTGCAGTCCTTTGATGGCCGactgaattaaaaatattcaattatttttaaatggtaTGAGTGACATTATGTTTGGCACATACCATTCTTCCAGGACCAAGACCTCGGACCTTCACTCGCACAGTCTTCCAACCCAATTCAATGGCTTTCTGAAATACAATCGAattttttgtacatttataGAATTAGTTTAACATCCTATTCAAATAGAATATTGTGTCCCATTATtatccaaaatgtagtttgtAGTTTTCCACTTTAGTAAAACCGATTTTTCTGAAAAGTACTTACTCCACTAATGGTGACCGCAGTAGCTTGAGCTGCAATGTTGGTTCCCTTGCGGGTGTTTTTGAATCCCTCAATTCCGCAGGATCGTATCAGCCGGAGGACTCCTAGACATAGGCTATACGTTAGTGCACAGTGGGTGTAAAGTTCCACATGACCCACCTTTGTGATCCGTGACGGAAATAATTGTGTTGTTGGGTGAAACGCGAATATTGCAAATGGGCAGCTCGTTAAATGGCGTTCCATTGAATAAGGTGGTGGCGGTGCTGGCATCCGGGAAAAACTTAGCCTTGCTAAATGGAAAACTCATTGCCATCAAgattatatacaaatgtaaaatgtaatcCCAACCGGTTGATAAGTGTGTCGATATCCACGGTTTTTTCGCCCACGGTTCCTTCGTCTTTGGCCGGTAAAGATGCAAGCATTTCCTTGCGGTCCTCCGCCTTCCGCCAGCAAGCGCTCGTGTGTATCCTAGAAGTCTGGAGCGGCACAGCGGGCAGAGTAATGCTCCGAAGAGCACTTAGAAATACACTTTTAAGTGacattattaatttaattcgcAGAGGGtgcacaaaaaccaaattacaTCACACCGCCAGTCTGGCAACACTGGTAGTGTTGGCTAGCACGCCACAACAAGTGGGCACGCTTCGTAGTGAATGACAAAAGATCCAGAAGAAGACTATCTTCACGTGTTCTTGTTTTAAGTTGGTTTTGATTCCGGTTATCCTCGTTTAAAATGGCTCTAAAAAGGTTGAAGAGTAAGtttttagtatatttatattgatttaaTGTAGCTTTACATGTATATCCATAATCCGCAGCCAAGAAATCCAAGAGGCTGACCGGCCGCTTAAAGCACAAGATCGAAAAGAAGGTGCGCGACCACAACAAAAAGGAACGTCGCGCAGCCAAGAAGAATCCGAAGAAGGGTAGCAAGAAACAGAAGCTCATCCAGATCCCGAACATCTGCCCCTTCAAGGATGACATCCTcaaggaggtggaggaggcaAAGCAGCGCCAGGAGGCCGAGCGTTTGGCTCGCCGCGAAGCCTTTAAGGTCGAACGCGAACAGAACAAATTCAAGACCCTGGAGTCCATGGTCGAGGATGCAGACATGCGAAGCACTGTGCACGGAATAATGCACGAAAACGATGCCCAGGATCAGGACGAAAAGAAGTACAAAAACGCTGTGACCAAGGAGCAGTCGTTGAAGCAGTACTTCAAGGAATTCCGTAAGGTAATAGAAAACGCCGACGTTGTCCTTGAGGTGGTTGACGCACGTGACCCCCTGGGGACCCGCTGCAATGAGGTTGAGCGTGCCGTTCGCGGTGCTCCGGGCAACAAGCGACTGGTCCTGGTGCTTAACAAGGCCGACCTGGTGCCGCGAGAGAATCTGAACAACTGGATCAAGTACTTCCGCCGCAGCGGACCCGTCACCGCCTTCAAGGCTTCCACACAGGATCAGGCCAACCGTCTGGGACGCCGCAAACTGCGCGAGATGAAGACCGAGAAGGCCATGCAGGGTTCTGTCTGCATTGGCGCCGAGTTGCTTATGTCCATGCTGGGCAACTATTGCCGCAACAAGGGCATCAAGACCTCGATTCGCGTTGGCGTCGTTGGAATTCCAAATGTAGGCAAGAGCTCCATCATAAACTCGTTGACCCGCGGTAGGTCGTGCATGGTAGGCAGCACACCAGGAGTGACCAAGTGAGTTAAAATTTATCACTGTGGTGCATcgaatttatgaaatatatgaTTTTTTGCAGGTCAATGCAGGAAGTAGAGCTGGATTCCAAGATCAAACTGATTGATTGTCCTGGAATCGTATTTACCAGCGGAGGTGAAAACTCTCATGCAGTGCTGAAGAATGCACAGCGTGTAGGTGATGTAAAGGATCCCTTTACCATTGCCGAGAGCGTGTTGAAGCGTGCCAGCAAGGAATATTTCTGCACGATGTACGATATTACAAACTACGACACATTCGAGGAATTCTTCGCCAAAAAGGCAGCCAGAATGGGTAAGTACTATAAATTCGAACTGGCATAAATGACAAACATTCGTTTCTTTACGCTTATTATAGGAAAATTTCTTAAAAAGGGAGTGCCGGATGTTGTGGCCGCAGCAAGAAGCGTGCTAAATGATTGGAACACGGGCAAAATTAAATACTGTACACAGCCTCCAGAAGTTAAGGAAGAACAAAGTGTGCACATAAGTGCTTCGATAGTACACTCAGAGGCTCGCGAGTTTGATGTGGAAAACTTTGAGTCCATGGAAACGGAAATCCTAGAGCACTGCGCTGTGAAAACTGATGACATTATGGAGATAACGTCTACCGGGCCTCTAGAGATTAGACAACCGCGTGAGGAAGCGGAACCTGCAGATAAAATAACTGCCAGCTTGGTCATAGACGAGAAGGAAAAGCCCGCAAAGGGTCGGAAACGAAAGCTAGATGAGGAAAAGGAGAAGGTTGATCCCAGCCTGCTCTTAGAAGGTAAGCATGTATAAACCTTCACTATGGAACATGAAAATGAATTAACGCTCttgttatatataaattctagAAAACCAATCCCTCAATAAAAGCAtcaaacaacagcaaaagcttaaaaagaaacaaaatgtCCGCAACGAGAAGAAAATCTCCAAAATTACAGACGTTCTGGATAGCTTTAGCTTAGGTTCATCCTCTTCCAAGGCAGAGAAATACGATTTTGATGAGGACTATGTGATTGAGTAAATTCTGCcttagttttaataattaaataaatctgttGATAATACACTATAATATAGAAGGGTGTAAAGTCTCTGGAAAACTACACTACCATTTTATTACTTTGAAAGGAGCCATCCTTTTGGTCCTTTTTACTCTGGATTTCTCTGGGccaaataaaagtaaaaccCCGATTTGACCGGAGCTCTGCTCATGCCAAAGCCCAAGAAAATTTAACTACCCGGTGTTGCTtcaaaaaatgagaaaatcgTAAAAGTTTAACGTGGATCGCATTTATTCTTAAAACGAAATACATACAAGGCTGGGATTTTAGGATGGCCTACATGCAGTTTGGTTTGGTAAGGGTTAAAAGATCTAGCGCACGGATTTTAAATAGAACACCAGTTCCTCGAATTCGCATTTGCTACAGGTGGAAATGCAAACGAAGTTGGTGCATTCATGAATGGACAAAAAGCGATTACagatttaaatgaaattattcTATGGTACTCAGCTGCTGAAGGTATCGTGGTGCGATAGCTTTCTATACATTTGACAAATGacacatattttaatttaaacaatgaaTGAACGTAATGATGACAACGAAAACAGTCAAAATATcaacataaaacaaataatgtTCGAACATGACGTGTGCTTTCTAAAGCCAATCGAATCCTCTTGCGCTAGAATCTACAACCGTATAGAATTTGTTAAtggtgttttttctttaaccTAGTATCTATGCAGATTCTACTGAACAGATTTGTATTTCAGTGATGTTTGGTTTCATTTGGGTGGGGTATAAATTATGGGCTTGGGTTGCTCTAAAAACGTCGCATAGAAAAGGTAGTGGCTTCTGAATGTATTGCATCGTAACTAGACTGTTCGCCATTCTCGAAACTATTAACCCTGAAGTGCCTTCTGTTTAGTATGTATGTaagattaaatatttatacatatcaTATAGCTACTGGCAATGGAGCTCTAGCCCCATGCATCGGTACGTActacatgtgtatatatagaGTGAATCACAGGATTTCAATTTTTGCTAAGTATTTTTAACAATCAATTACTATGTATTTCGGCCCGACTCGCTTCGACTTCTCGTCTCCTCTctatctctctttctctctctctttctatctCTCTTAATGCGACTCAGATGCgttaaaattaatttcgatGTGTCTACTAGCAGTAATTGAAACTTGTTTCGTAATTATGtatattaacatttaaaatgatttctttTGCAGTCCTTTGTTGTTCCAAATTATTGGTTGTTTAGTGGTTAACTGGCGGCTCGATCTCCTGCCTCCTCCCGCCAGACACCTCCATCTCGTCCTCGCCGGACGATAATCCCTCAGTGCGCACACCTGTCTGCACAGCCTGGTCAGCAGCTTCTGCGCCTTCTGCAGCAGTTGGCAGCGCGATCGCCAGCAGCTCACCTCGTCGCATGCGCATCCCAAGCCGGGCTCAACCAGGTGCTGGGTTACCGAATGAGGTCCTGCCGAACGGGCCTGCATCAGGTACTGTCACCGCAGATGGCTAAAGTGAACCTCCAGCCAGCAGGGGCAGCCCATGATGTCCTGTCTTTTGTAGTCGCGTCCCCAGCCCTTGCCAAAGCTGATCTTTATGCTGAAGTAGTCGACGGGTCCCATGGGGTGGTGGCCTTGCCCTTTCATGCTTAGCAGCTCAGCCCTgcaaatcgaaataaatatactCCATAAGAGGCTCTGAATTTCGGGACAACTTTATTGATGGATCTTACCTATTGGTTTCAAAGGCCTTCAGACAGTAGCCCGGCATCACCTTGCACACTCGGTCCAGATTTTCGGCCAGAGTGGGTGAATCGACAAAAATGGTTGTATTCCCACGGTTGTAGATCCACACATCGCCGTTCTCCAGGCTCAATGTGACCCCTGTGAGGTGTACGCCGATTAAAACCTCTTGTCCACGTTAGAAAACCCTTTTCTCTTACCCAATCCGACCGTCTGACGCGCTGTTGGCACCGCCTCCGAGTGCATCTGACTGCCTGCGGGTGTGAGGTCACGTAGGCACATGCTGTCCACCTCACTGGCCACAATCCCATCCGTATAGATATTGACTGCGTTCGTTTTGGCGTGAAAGAACTCCCCGACGCGGTGGGCCATCTCCCAGTAGGCGATTTGGCACCATACcttgctgttgatgttgtgATCTGAAATTCAA
This genomic stretch from Drosophila yakuba strain Tai18E2 chromosome 3R, Prin_Dyak_Tai18E2_2.1, whole genome shotgun sequence harbors:
- the LOC6536662 gene encoding kelch-like ECH-associated protein 1B isoform X3, with amino-acid sequence MNSFPPTKWCCPQHRPTSRPCSQADSRSRRCRASSSKGSSVSLFQVCPTAMSRILYFMYTGQIRVTEVTVCQLLPAATMFQVPNVIDACCAFLERQLDPANAIGIAHFAEQHGCVELQKKANVFIERNFTQVCQEEEFLQLSAYQVIALIRRDELNVQEEREVYNAVLKWVKYDEDNRHCKMEHILGAVRCQFLTPNFLKEQMKNCDVLRKVPACREYLAKIFKDLTLHKCPGVKERTPNTTRMIFVAGGFFRHSLDILEAYNVDDKTWTTLPNLRIPRSGLGAAFLKGKFYAVGGRNNNIGSSYDSDWVDRYSAVTETWRPCAPMSVPRHRVGVAVMDELMYAVGGSAGMEYHNTVEYYDPDLDRWTLVQPMHSKRLGVGVVVVNRLLYAIGGFDGNERLGSVECYHPENNEWSFLPPLQTGRSGAGVAAINQYIYVVGGFDGTRQLATVERYDTENETWDMVAPIQIARSALSLTPLDGKLYAIGGFDGNNFLSIVEVYDPRTNSWTKGTPLKSGRSGHASAVIYQPACSTTSMDYEDSDAPQTDGSNNEGRDGHTPQNSYGSGSPHYLGTASNMQFHSSFGSSGCNNCDSETDMKPDITAEQHSFQIPAIKSEEELVNPSCPWSTMQERFRRTPPASFSENVQTVDSVRHKLFKTKKCFLSTAAKVFHSHIEDRLRKLTSTAT
- the LOC6536664 gene encoding guanine nucleotide-binding protein-like 3 homolog codes for the protein MALKRLKTKKSKRLTGRLKHKIEKKVRDHNKKERRAAKKNPKKGSKKQKLIQIPNICPFKDDILKEVEEAKQRQEAERLARREAFKVEREQNKFKTLESMVEDADMRSTVHGIMHENDAQDQDEKKYKNAVTKEQSLKQYFKEFRKVIENADVVLEVVDARDPLGTRCNEVERAVRGAPGNKRLVLVLNKADLVPRENLNNWIKYFRRSGPVTAFKASTQDQANRLGRRKLREMKTEKAMQGSVCIGAELLMSMLGNYCRNKGIKTSIRVGVVGIPNVGKSSIINSLTRGRSCMVGSTPGVTKSMQEVELDSKIKLIDCPGIVFTSGGENSHAVLKNAQRVGDVKDPFTIAESVLKRASKEYFCTMYDITNYDTFEEFFAKKAARMGKFLKKGVPDVVAAARSVLNDWNTGKIKYCTQPPEVKEEQSVHISASIVHSEAREFDVENFESMETEILEHCAVKTDDIMEITSTGPLEIRQPREEAEPADKITASLVIDEKEKPAKGRKRKLDEEKEKVDPSLLLEENQSLNKSIKQQQKLKKKQNVRNEKKISKITDVLDSFSLGSSSSKAEKYDFDEDYVIE
- the LOC6536663 gene encoding 30S ribosomal protein S11; translated protein: MSLKSVFLSALRSITLPAVPLQTSRIHTSACWRKAEDRKEMLASLPAKDEGTVGEKTVDIDTLINRKAKFFPDASTATTLFNGTPFNELPICNIRVSPNNTIISVTDHKGVLRLIRSCGIEGFKNTRKGTNIAAQATAVTISGKAIELGWKTVRVKVRGLGPGRMSAIKGLQMGGLNIVSITDNTHVSFNPPRPRKQRSL
- the LOC6536662 gene encoding kelch-like ECH-associated protein 1B isoform X2 → MSSTTESCSISCGGRFGSAHSTLDDHDATDDDMTFCMSNYAKEALKMMYMMRSHGMLTDVVLEVKNELFPAHKVVLSAASPYFKAMFTGGLKESEMSRVQLQGVCPTAMSRILYFMYTGQIRVTEVTVCQLLPAATMFQVPNVIDACCAFLERQLDPANAIGIAHFAEQHGCVELQKKANVFIERNFTQVCQEEEFLQLSAYQVIALIRRDELNVQEEREVYNAVLKWVKYDEDNRHCKMEHILGAVRCQFLTPNFLKEQMKNCDVLRKVPACREYLAKIFKDLTLHKCPGVKERTPNTTRMIFVAGGFFRHSLDILEAYNVDDKTWTTLPNLRIPRSGLGAAFLKGKFYAVGGRNNNIGSSYDSDWVDRYSAVTETWRPCAPMSVPRHRVGVAVMDELMYAVGGSAGMEYHNTVEYYDPDLDRWTLVQPMHSKRLGVGVVVVNRLLYAIGGFDGNERLGSVECYHPENNEWSFLPPLQTGRSGAGVAAINQYIYVVGGFDGTRQLATVERYDTENETWDMVAPIQIARSALSLTPLDGKLYAIGGFDGNNFLSIVEVYDPRTNSWTKGTPLKSGRSGHASAVIYQPACSTTSMDYEDSDAPQTDGSNNEGRDGHTPQNSYGSGSPHYLGTASNMQFHSSFGSSGCNNCDSETDMKPDITAEQHSFQIPAIKSEEELVNPSCPWSTMQERFRRTPPASFSENVQTVDSVRHKLFKTKKCFLSTAAKVFHSHIEDRLRKLTSTAT
- the LOC6536662 gene encoding kelch-like ECH-associated protein 1B isoform X1 translates to MQTQMHSPMQYETHISNMPTHNSYSSSRPEEAEMSSTTESCSISCGGRFGSAHSTLDDHDATDDDMTFCMSNYAKEALKMMYMMRSHGMLTDVVLEVKNELFPAHKVVLSAASPYFKAMFTGGLKESEMSRVQLQGVCPTAMSRILYFMYTGQIRVTEVTVCQLLPAATMFQVPNVIDACCAFLERQLDPANAIGIAHFAEQHGCVELQKKANVFIERNFTQVCQEEEFLQLSAYQVIALIRRDELNVQEEREVYNAVLKWVKYDEDNRHCKMEHILGAVRCQFLTPNFLKEQMKNCDVLRKVPACREYLAKIFKDLTLHKCPGVKERTPNTTRMIFVAGGFFRHSLDILEAYNVDDKTWTTLPNLRIPRSGLGAAFLKGKFYAVGGRNNNIGSSYDSDWVDRYSAVTETWRPCAPMSVPRHRVGVAVMDELMYAVGGSAGMEYHNTVEYYDPDLDRWTLVQPMHSKRLGVGVVVVNRLLYAIGGFDGNERLGSVECYHPENNEWSFLPPLQTGRSGAGVAAINQYIYVVGGFDGTRQLATVERYDTENETWDMVAPIQIARSALSLTPLDGKLYAIGGFDGNNFLSIVEVYDPRTNSWTKGTPLKSGRSGHASAVIYQPACSTTSMDYEDSDAPQTDGSNNEGRDGHTPQNSYGSGSPHYLGTASNMQFHSSFGSSGCNNCDSETDMKPDITAEQHSFQIPAIKSEEELVNPSCPWSTMQERFRRTPPASFSENVQTVDSVRHKLFKTKKCFLSTAAKVFHSHIEDRLRKLTSTAT